In Oscillospiraceae bacterium, the genomic window GCGTAATTTATCATGCGGGCGATCTGAACGACTGGACTTGGGAGGGTGAATCAGAAAACGATAATAAACAAATGCGCGGCAGTTACCGCCACGAGATCGACAAGCTCAAAGGCCGTAAAATTGATATCGCCTTTATCCCGCTCGATTCCCGGCAGGATGTGCATTATGCCGAAGGGCTGCTCTATTTTCTCTCGGTTGCCGACGCAAAATGCGTCTACCCGATGCACTATTGGAAAAAGCCCGAAATTATCGATCGCTTTATACGCGAATACACGCAATACAAAGACATTATTAAGAATCCGGAGAAATGAAGGAGGAAACCGATTATGAAATTCAAAATGGTGCACGAAAACTACAATGTCAGAGACCTAAATACCTCGCTCGCGTTCTATGAAAAGGCACTCGGCCTGACCGAAATTCGCCGCATGACAACCGACAATTTCACCATCGTCTATATAGGGAACAAAGAGTCGAAATTCGAATTAGAGCTGACATGGTTAAAAGACCATCCGCAGAAATACGAACTCGGCGAGTCCGAATTCCATCTTGCTTTCAATG contains:
- a CDS encoding VOC family protein; its protein translation is MKFKMVHENYNVRDLNTSLAFYEKALGLTEIRRMTTDNFTIVYIGNKESKFELELTWLKDHPQKYELGESEFHLAFNVDDFEAAHKLHEEMGCICFENTEIGLYFIEDPDGYWLEILPSKK